AAGATATTCTCATTTTTTGTAAGTTGCGCGAGCTTTAATATCACTTCAGGGTTCTGAAAAGGCCCTAATAGACCAGCATATAACACAACAAACTCTCGATCAAATCTTTCTTTAAGCTCTTCCGGTAATTCTTGGACAGCCTCATATTTCGGCATTGGTTTAAATTTTTCTAAGTCAATTACACCATATATTACATGGACTCTTCTTCCACTTCTCCTCGAAAGTATATGTGCCATTATTTCGTTATGGGTAACAATTGCATCTAATTTGGACCAAGTAAATGAATTAACCGCATTCCCGAATAATATTAAAATCCTTTTTAGAAAAACATTTATCTGCATATAGTCTAGAGCATCTGGCCAAAGATCGGTTATATCGCTTACTATTTTGCCACCTTTAAATAGTTTCAACATGATACACGTAACATCTGTGAATGGGTGAGGACTCCTTGAGTAATAAAAAGTAAATGATCTATGAGACTTTAATAGAATGAAGAAGGAAAAAATCATGAAAAGAAGATATTGAATTAATCTTGAAAATATACTACTTTTATAGGGTAACCGAGGTAATGGTATCTCTAAAACGTCAATTTTATTCTTACTTAAAGTATTTTTAATCATTTTGAAGGATTCTGTATAAATGGGTTTATTAGTCACTACTAGAACCTCTAAGCCAGTTGCTTTCATGGCTTTGGCTAAATACTCTCCCCTTCCCAATCCGAAGTCAGAAAAAGCAATTAAACAAACAGATTTATTTATCGTATGCAATCTAAGAACAATTTTCAAACTTTGCTCTAAATTTTTGGAATATCCTCTGGGTTATGTTGATAATCGGCATCAAGTATTACTATCGTATCTGGATTAATTTCTTGTACCTTCTTGAATAAAGAAGGAAGAGCGGTACCATAGCCTAGATTTCTTTCATGTTTGACTACTTCAGCTCTCAATCTCTTTGTTACTTCTCCAGCTAAGTCAGTAGAGCCATCGTCACAAACGATAACTTTGCCAACGTACTTTTGAGCTAGAATAACTACTATGCCTCAATAGATAAGCTACCGCGATCAATATCTTCAGGTAGTTTAAGTTGTTCAAAGAAGATCTTATTTATGTTGTAAAAATAATGTCGCCCAGAATGTACTATGAAGTATTCGTATGCTTTACGTTCAAGTATTCTTACTATCGGTGACATCTTTATTATTTCAGGTCTCGTCCCAAGTACTATTGCAACCTTCACTTTACCTTCCTCACCCTAA
The Candidatus Methanomethylicota archaeon genome window above contains:
- a CDS encoding glycosyltransferase family 4 protein, giving the protein MHTINKSVCLIAFSDFGLGRGEYLAKAMKATGLEVLVVTNKPIYTESFKMIKNTLSKNKIDVLEIPLPRLPYKSSIFSRLIQYLLFMIFSFFILLKSHRSFTFYYSRSPHPFTDVTCIMLKLFKGGKIVSDITDLWPDALDYMQINVFLKRILILFGNAVNSFTWSKLDAIVTHNEIMAHILSRRSGRRVHVIYGVIDLEKFKPMPKYEAVQELPEELKERFDREFVVLYAGLLGPFQNPEVILKLAQLTKNENILFVIIGTGPLKDNLIKEKEKQQLNNILFLNPVSHSLMPIIYNMADVFLLTYMPTNFLRIGLPKKFIEYAACGKPIICITPECVASKLCEKWNAGYHVPPDKIEEAAHVILELRSNENLRKMLGNNARKMAESLFSIEKAKEELQVILI